The Papaver somniferum cultivar HN1 unplaced genomic scaffold, ASM357369v1 unplaced-scaffold_107, whole genome shotgun sequence genome includes a region encoding these proteins:
- the LOC113328201 gene encoding NADPH-dependent codeinone reductase 1-5 — protein sequence MESNGVPMITLSSGIRMPALGMGTVETMEKGTEREKLAFLKAIEVGYRHFDTAAAYQTEECLGEAIAEALQLGLIKSRDELFITSKLWCADAHADLVLPALQNSLRNLKLDYLDLYLIHHPVSLKPGKFVNEIPKDHILPMDYKSVWAAMEECQTLGFTRAIGVCNFSCKKLQELMATANSPPVVNQVEMSPTLHQKNLREYCKANNIMITAHSVLGAVGAAWGTKAVMHSKVLHQIAVARGKSVAQVSMRWVYQQGASLVVKSFNEARMKENLKIFDWELTAEDMEKISEIPQSRTSSAAFLLSPTGPFKTEEEFWDEKD from the exons atggaGAGTAATGGTGTTCCTATGATTACTCTCAGTTCCGGCATTCGGATGCCTGCTTTAGGTATGGGAACAGTTGAAACAATGGAAAAAGGAACTGAAAGAGAGAAATTGGCGTTTTTGAAAGCGATAGAGGTCGGTTACAGACACTTCGATACAGCTGCTGCATACCAAACTGAAGAGTGTCTTGGTGAAGCTATAGCTGAAGCACTTCAACTTGGTCTAATAAAATCTCGAGATGAactcttcatcacttccaagctCTGGTGCGCTGATGCTCACGCTGATCTTGTCCTCCCTGCTCTTCAGAATTCTCTGAG GAATCTCAAATTGGACTATCTTGATCTATATTTGATACACCATCCGGTAAGCTTGAAGCCAGGGAAGTTTGTTAACGAAATACCGAAGGATCATATCCTTCCAATGGACTACAAATCTGTATGGGCAGCCATGGAAGAGTGTCAGACCCTTGGCTTCACTAGGGCAATCGGGGTCTGTAATTTCTCATGCAAAAAGCTTCAAGAGTTGATGGCAACAGCCAACAGCCCTCCAGTTGTGAATCAA GTGGAGATGAGCCCGACTTTACATCAAAAAAATCTGAGGGAATATTGCAAGGCCAATAATATCATGATCACCGCACACTCAGTTTTGGGAGCCGTAGGTGCCGCCTGGGGCACCAAAGCAGTTATGCATTCTAAGGTGCTTCACCAGATTGCTGTGGCCAGAGGAAAATCTGTTGCCCAG GTTAGTATGAGATGGGTTTACCAGCAAGGCGCGAGTCTTGTGGTGAAAAGTTTCAATGAAGCGAGGATGAAGGAAAACCTTAAGATATTTGATTGGGAACTAACGGCAGAAGACATGGAAAAGATCAGTGAGATTCCACAATCTAGAACAAGCTCTGCTGCTTTCTTGTTATCACCGACTGGACCTTTCAAAACTGAAGAAGAGTTCTGGGATGAGAAGGATTGA
- the LOC113327965 gene encoding uncharacterized protein LOC113327965 — protein sequence MFPEGITFERVDPYSLVKGSKFVSKNAFKKHLRAYYVKHRHQVKFKDSNNYKIRVKCIHHEKTKCPMLIYGRVLKGEGTTFTLRSWNVKHTCNGNVKRENRCENPEFVADWYMQRLETLGNKNKIPDPESLANEFNKTMKVNIKYHTAWRARNIVLQNLHGSYEEQYKKIPAFCEMVKEKMPGSVASFSYGSTNNTFLSMTLCFKPAIEGFLAGCRKIIGLDVCHLYGKYGGVLLVATGLDGQNGLVPLGIMVCRNETIENWKIFLKDLKAILGKDLHFTIISEKQKGISEACDKYFFLDEHTLCFRHFMKNFKKYFKLYNLHVHFWNTAKCYKKRHYQQHMDKLFVEDEKAALYLIYQKPESWSRSHFSNDSKCEHINNNFSESFNNMAKPFRDKPIITLAQMYNKLVMGLFFKMRNESENWQDREIVPKLFAVASGGFPCQHAIVALTPLRPNWVDYCDPVYSVEYYKKTYAPEFEPLSAEIDWNILVEFINPPVIIRKTGRPRKKSIPSYDEAGSVKKMRKCKKCGVYGHYAITCAGGEVGKNPKGEKPRTCVDGSTSSTYVPEPPKRKYNRKKPVVSASAGASTTAKEGMKNQNNSESSKQGVAKGRKRKASSQPAFNQTNQHVGSVNNKVTFTVADPKGKKKPKKYMKVCWVGCLFCFCSVTGSEQYG from the exons ATGTTCCCTGAGGGAATTACTTTTGAACGAGTGGATCCTTACAGCCTAGTGAAGGGAAGCAAGTTTGTCAGCAAGAATGCTTTCAAGAAGCATTTGAGGGCCTACTATGTGAAGCATAGACATCAGGTCAAGTTTAAAGATTCAAACAACTACAAGATTAGGGTGAAGTGCATTCATCATGAGAAGACCAAGTGTCCTATGTTAATTTATGGAAGAGTTTTGAAGGGTGAAGGAACTACATTTACTCTGAGAAGTTGGAATGTGAAGCACACATGCAATGGAAATGTTAAAAGGGAGAACAGATGTGAAAATCCAGAATTTGTAGCTGACTGGTACATGCAAAGGTTGGAGACTCTTggtaacaaaaacaaaatccctgatCCTGAATCATTGGCAAATgagttcaacaaaacaatgaaagtGAACATTAAGTACCATACAGCATGGAGAGCAAGAAATATTGTGTTGCAGAATCTTCATGGCAGCTATGAGGAGCAGTACAAGAAAATTCCTGCATtctgtgaaatggtgaag GAAAAAATGCCTGGCAGTGTAGCTAGTTTCTCATATGGAAGCACAAACAACACATTCTTGTCAATGACACTCTGCTTCAAGCCTGCTATAGAAGGATTCTTGGCTGGATGTAGGAAAATCATTGGATTGGATGTTTGTCATTTGTATGGGAAGTATGGTGGTGTGTTACTGGTTGCAACAGGTCTAGATGGTCAGAATGGTTTAGTACCTCTTGGTATAATGGTGTGTAGGAATGAAACCATTGAGAACTGGAAGATTTTTCTCAAAGACTTGAAAGCTATACTGGGTAAAGACTTGCATTTCACCATTATATCAGAAAAGCAGAAGGGGATTAGTGAAGCTTGTGACAAATACTTCTTCTTGGATGAGCACACATTATGTTTCAG ACATTTTATGAAGAATTTCAAGAAGTATTTCAAGTTATACAACTTACATGTTCATTTCTGGAATACTGCCAAATGTTACAAGAAGAGACACTATCAG CAACACATGGATAAATTATTTGTTGAGGATGAAAAAGCTGCACTGTATCTCATATATCAAAAACCTGAAAGCTGGTCTAGGTCTCATTTCTCAAATGACAGCAAGTGTGAGCACATCAACAATAATTTCTCAGAATCTTTCAACAACATGGCCAAGCCCTTTAGAGATAAGCCAATCATTACACTTGCACAAATGTATAATAAACTAGTGATGGGTCTTTTCTTCAAGATGAGGAATGAAAGTGAAAACTGGCAGGATCGTGAGATAGTTCCAAAG TTGTTTGCAGTGGCATCTGGGGGATTTCCCTGTCAACATGCTATAGTTGCTTTAACACCATTGAGACCAAACTGGGTTGA CTACTGTGACCCTGTATACAGTGTGGAATACTACAAAAAGACATATGCTCCAGAGTTTGAACCACTGTCAGCTGAAATTGACTGG AATATACTGGTAGAGTTCATTAATCCTCCTGTTATCATAAGAAAAACTGGAAGGCCAAGAAAGAAGAGTATTCCTTCTTATGATGAAGCTGGAAgtgtgaagaaaatgagaaagtgtAAGAAGTGTGGAGTTTATGGTCACTATGCAATAACTTGTGCTGGTGGAGAGGTTGGAAAGAATCCAAAGGGAGAAAAACCTAGAACCTGTGTTGATGGCTCAACATCATCTACTTATGTCCCTGAACCACCAAAAAGAAAGTACAATAGAAAGAAACCGGTTGTTAGTGCTTCTGCAGGTGCATCTACTACTGCTAAGGAAGGAATGAAGAACCAAAACAATTCAGAATCTTCTAAACAAGGTGTTGCAAAAGGGAGAAAGAGAAAGGCTTCTTCTCAACCTGCTTTCAATCAGACTAATCAACATGTTGGATCTGTCAACAACAAAGTCACCTTCACAGTTGCAGAtccaaagggaaagaagaaaccaaagaagtaCATGAAAGTCTGTTGGGTTGGTtgtctcttttgtttttgttctgtGACTGGATCTGAACAATATGGTTGA
- the LOC113328200 gene encoding NADPH-dependent codeinone reductase 1-5, with protein sequence MESNGVPMITLSSGIRMPALGMGTVETMEKGTEREKLAFLKAIEVGYRHFDTAAAYQTEECLGEAIAEALQLGLIKSRDELFITSKLWCADAHADLVLPALQNSLRNLKLDYLDLYLIHHPVSLKPGKFVNEIPKDHILPMDYKSVWAAMEECQTLGFTRAIGVCNFSCKKLQELMATANSPPVVNQVEMSPTLHQKNLREYCKANNIMITAHSVLGAVGAAWGTKAVMHSKVLHQIAVARGKSVAQVSMRWVYQQGASLVVKSFNEARMKENLKIFDWELTAEDMEKISEIPQSRTSSAAFLLSPTGPFKTEEEFWDEKD encoded by the exons atggaGAGTAATGGTGTTCCTATGATTACTCTCAGTTCCGGCATTCGGATGCCTGCTTTAGGTATGGGAACAGTTGAAACAATGGAAAAAGGAACTGAAAGAGAGAAATTGGCGTTTTTGAAAGCGATAGAGGTCGGTTACAGACACTTCGATACAGCTGCTGCATACCAAACTGAAGAGTGTCTTGGTGAAGCTATAGCTGAAGCACTTCAACTTGGTCTAATAAAATCTCGAGATGAactcttcatcacttccaagctCTGGTGCGCTGATGCTCACGCTGATCTTGTCCTCCCTGCTCTTCAGAATTCTCTGAG GAATCTCAAATTGGACTATCTTGATCTATATTTGATACACCATCCGGTAAGCTTGAAGCCAGGGAAGTTTGTTAACGAAATACCGAAGGATCATATCCTTCCAATGGACTACAAATCTGTATGGGCAGCCATGGAAGAGTGTCAGACCCTTGGCTTCACTAGGGCAATCGGGGTCTGTAATTTCTCATGCAAAAAGCTTCAAGAGTTGATGGCAACAGCCAACAGCCCTCCAGTTGTGAATCAA GTGGAGATGAGCCCGACTTTACATCAAAAAAATCTGAGGGAATATTGCAAGGCCAATAATATCATGATCACCGCACACTCAGTTTTGGGAGCCGTAGGTGCTGCCTGGGGCACCAAAGCAGTTATGCATTCTAAGGTGCTTCACCAGATTGCTGTGGCCAGAGGAAAATCTGTTGCCCAG GTTAGTATGAGATGGGTTTACCAGCAAGGCGCGAGTCTTGTGGTGAAAAGTTTCAATGAAGCGAGGATGAAGGAGAACCTTAAGATATTTGATTGGGAACTAACGGCAGAAGACATGGAAAAGATCAGTGAGATTCCACAATCTAGAACAAGCTCTGCTGCTTTCTTGTTATCACCGACTGGACCTTTCAAAACTGAAGAAGAGTTCTGGGATGAGAAGGATTGA